The Pseudomonas sp. S06B 330 genome contains the following window.
GTGCCAACGTGCTGATCTCGAACAACCCGCATGCATTCGAGAAACAGCTGTGGAGTGAGATGGGTCATGGCGACGAAATCCGCGTGATCCGCTGCAAGAACGAGGAAGCCGAGGCCGAACGGGTGGCCATGGAAATCCTCAGCCTGCACCTGCGCACCGATCGCCCTTACAGCGACTTCGCGATTCTTTATCGCGGTAACTACCAGGCCAAGTTGATCGAGCTGAAGCTGCAACACCATCAGGTGCCGTACCGTTTGTCGGGCGGCAACAGCTTTTTCGGCCGCCAGGAAGTCAAAGACCTGATGGCCTACTTCCGCCTACTGGTAAACCCGGACGACGATAACGCCTACCTGCGGGTGATCAACGTACCGCGCCGGGAAATCGGCTCGACTACCCTGGAAAAGCTCGGAAACTACGCCACCGAGCGCAAGATCTCGATGTACGCCGCCAGTGAAGAGCTGGGCCTTGGCGAACATCTGGACAGCCGCTACACCGACCGTCTACAGCGATTCAAGCGCTGGATGGACAAGGTCCGCGAGCAGGTCGCCCTGGAGGACCCGATTGCGGCCCTGCGCAGCATGGTCATGGACATCGACTACGAGAACTGGATTCGCACCAACAGTTCCAGCGACAAGGCTGCGGACTTTCGCATGGGCAACGTCTGGTTCCTGATCGAGGCGTTGAAAAACACCCTCGAGAAAGACGAAGACGGTGAGATGACCATCGAGGAAGCCATCGGCAAGCTGGTCTTGCGTGACATGCTTGAGCGCCAACAGGAAGAGGAAGACGGTGCCGAGGGCGTGCAGATGATGACCCTGCATGCATCCAAGGGCCTGGAATTCCCTTACGTGTTCATCATGGGCATGGAGGAAGAAATTCTTCCCCACCGCTCCAGTATCGAAGCGGACACCATCGAAGAAGAACGGCGCCTTGCCTATGTGGGCATCACCCGCGCCCGGCAGACATTGGCTTTCACCTTTGCAGCCAAGCGCAAGCAGTATGGCGAGATCATCGATTGTTCGCCGAGCCGCTTCCTCGACGAACTGCCCGACGATGATCTGGCCTGGGAAGGCCTGGACGATGCGCCGACGGAAGTGAAGGCCGCGCGCGGCAATAATGCATTGGCCGATATCCGCGCGATGCTCAAACGTTAGATAATCAACCTTTGCTGCGGCGTACTGCCGTGGCCACTCTTGCTACATCGAGGAATTACCACAGTGGAAGCACTGCACCAGAAGATTCGCGAAGAAGGCATCGTGCTTTCCGATCAGGTTCTCAAAGTCGATGCGTTTCTTAACCATCAGATCGACCCTGCGCTGATGCAACTGATTGGCGACGAATTCGCCCGTCTGTTCGCCGACTCCGGCGTCACCAAGATCGTCACCATCGAAGCCTCGGGCATTGCCCCGGCGGTGATGACTGGCCTGAAGCTCGGCGTGCCGGTTATTTTCGCCCGCAAGCACCAGTCGCTGACGCTGACTGAGAACCTGCTGACCGCCTCGGTGTACTCCTTCACCAAGCAGACCGAAAACACCGTGGCGATCTCCCCGCGCCACCTCAACAGCAGCGACCGCGTGCTGGTAATCGACGATTTCCTGGCCAATGGCAAAGCCTCCCAGGCGCTGATCTCGATTATCAAGCAAGCGGGCGCGACCGTTGCCGGCCTGGGTATCGTCATCGAGAAGTCGTTCCAGGGCGGCCGTGCCGAGCTGGACAGCCAGGGTTATCGCGTTGAGTCGCTGGCTCGGGTCAAGTCGCTCAAAGATGGTGTGGTTACTTTCCTGTAGCCGCTGCCGCTAGGCTGCGATCGCCTGCACAGCAGGCGCCCCACGTCGCTGCCTTGTGGTTGTATTGGAGCCCCTTCGGGCCTCATCGCAGCCTCACGGCAGCGGCTACGGGGTGTCTGTTCTCACGTGGCTGTAGCCCGCAAACCCGCCAGCAACAGTCGCTGATACAGCTCCTCTTTCAGCCCCTGCGGCTGCGCCAAGCCCATCCGCGCCAATTGCGCTGGATAAGCCTCAGGCGCTGGTGCGTCCAACGCTGCCTTGCCCAAATCCAACACCTCGCTCAACTTGAACTTGCTCTTGAGCCAGTTCAGCGCCCGTAACAAATCACGCTCCTCAGGCGTGAAGTCACTGCCCAATGGATATTCGGGAAATAGCCGTGTGTGTCCGCCCCGCAAGCGCTCCAGCCGTTGTGGGGTGTTATCGGTAAAGCGTGCCGGCAGGGAAAAAGCGGACGGTAATTTGCCGGCCTTCTGCGCCTGCTCGATCAACCCTGGCTGAAACCGTGAATCACTGATGGCCAGCAACCGCGCGATCACTTCTGCGTCGGTTTGCCCACGCAGATCGGCGATACCGTATTCAGTCACGACGATGTCGCGCAGGTGCCGGGGAATAGTGCAGTGGCCGTAGCTCCAGAGCAGATTGGAGCTGACCTCCCCGCCCGCTTCACGCCAGCTGCGCAGCAGTAGAATCGAGCGCCCGCCCTCCAAGGCATGCCCTTGGGCGACGAAGTTGTATTGCCCTCCGACACCACTGAGCACCCGGCCATCCTCCAGTTGGTCAGCAACCCCGGCGCCCATCAGGGTCATGGTGAACACCGTGTTAATGAAACGCGCATCACGGCGCTGCACACGCTTGAGCGCTTCCTCGCCATACAGTTCGTTGATGTAACTGATCGCGCGCATATCGATACATCGACGGCTTTCGAGGGGCATTTCGCGTAAACGCTGGTAGAACGCCTGAGGTCCTAAGAAGAAGCCACCATGCACCAACACTCCCGCCTGTTGCTCTGCATCGGCCTGCACCGGACGGCGGATGATCCCTGCGTCCATAAGCGCCAGCAGGCCGTTGACGAACATTTCGCTACAGCCATACAGGCCTTGGGCAAAAGGTTCGATGCCACCTTCGCGGGTAATTAGCGGCTGCCAAGGTTGTAGATCCATGTCGGCGAGCAAGGCCCGATAGGCCTCGCTATCGGCCTGTCGGGCCAGCAGCGCGGCACTCAGAGCATCGCCCATAGCACCAATGCCAATCTGCAAGGTGCCGCCGTCGCGTACCAGTGTACTGGCGTGTAAGCCGATGAAGTGATCCTGGGTGGTAACCGGCATGTTTGGCGTCGAGAACAGACGCCTGTGTTCCACGGCATCAATCAGTACATCGAAATCCTGCCGAGGCAACTCGGAGCTACCTGGCATGTAGGGTAATTCAGTATGCACTTGGCCTAACAACAGGATGGTTTCCCCTGCCGCACGCCGCCGCGCGATCATCGGCAACAGGTCGAGAGTGATGTCCGGGTTGCAACTCAGGCTCAGGTGGTCCGGGCGCTGCAGATCGGCCGCGACCAGTTGGGCCACCAGGTTTAGCCCTTTGGCATTGATATCCCGCGCAGCATGGCTGTAGTTGCTGCTGACGTAGTCTTGCTGGGCCATGGTGCTGTGCAACAGGCTGCCGGGCTGCATGAAGAACTGCTCGACGCGAATATTGTCCGGCAGACGGTCTCCGCGCAGGTCGTTCAGGTACTCAAGCTCTTCATAGTCAGCAAATACCCGCTCGACAAAGGGTTCGAGAAAGCGCCGTTGCAAGCCGTCCCCCAGATCGGGACGTCCCAGGCTCAGGGCGGTATAGATCGTCAGTCGCCGTTCGGGCAACTGGCGGATGCGCGCATACAACGCATTGACGAAGGCGTTGGGCTTGCCCAGGCCCAGTGGCAAACCCATGTGAATATGCGCCGGCAATCGTGCCAACACTTCATCTACAGCCTTTTCAATCGAATAGCTGTGCGCCATCTGCGCCTCCCGGTCATCCTTGCAGGTTCGACCGAGCATGGCCCGAGTTTGCTCCCCAGGCCAGCGCTAAAAACAACAAAGCCCGCACGTGGCGGGCTTTGTTGGCGAAGTGCAGGCTTACAGGCCGGACATCTTCTTGATGGCACCCATGAGGTCGTCATCCGAGCAGTCTGCGCAAGTGCCTTTAGGCGGCATGGCGTTCAGGCCCGTGATTGCCTTGGCCAGGATACCGTCCAGACCACCCTGGTGGTCGGCACGCTCTTTCCAGGCAGCCGTGTCGCCGATTTTCGGCGCGCCGAGCAGTCCGGTGCTGTGGCAAGCATTACAGTGCTTGGCGATAATTTCATCCGGGGTCTTGGCACCACCGCCACCTGCGGAGGCAGCAACTTCCATTCCCTTGCATTCCTGACCTTGTACACACACCTGGCCGACCGGTTCCAGTCGCTTGGCGATGTCGTCGTTGGTCGCAGCTTGTGCGCTGACTGCCCAAAGGGCCAATACGGCAGCTGGTACGGCCAGCATTTTCTTGATTAGATTCACACGTACACCCTCATGGTGGCTAGTCACGCCCGCGGCCACGGTTTCGCAGGCGGCGCAAGTATAACGGGAACCCTGCCATACCGAAACAACCCTAGTGTCCAAAGGGTCTTAGCCGCGACAATCCGCCGCGTGCCATACGCCTTAGAAGTTGGCCGGGGTTGCCGCGCTGATCAGCCGAGCCGGCTCATCGTACGGATTGCGGAAACGGTGCGGCTTGGTACTTTCAAAATAGTAGCTGTCGCCCGCTTCGAGGATAAAAGTTTCCAGCCCAACCACCAATTCCAGACGGCCTTCGAGAAGAATGCCAGTCTCTTCACCGTCATGGGTGAGCATCTCTTCGCCGGTGTCGGCACCGGGGGGATAGACTTCGTTGAGAAACGCAATTGCCCGGCTCGGATGCGCCTTGCCGACCAGTTTCATGGTCACCGCACCGTCAGAGATGTCGATCAGCTCATGGGCTTTGTAAACGATCTGCGTGGGGTTTTCCGGCTGCAGCTCTTCCGAGAAGAACTCAACCATGGACATTGGAATACCGCCCAGCACTTTACGCAACGAGCTGATTGAAGGGCTGACGCTGTTCTTCTCGATCATCGAGATCGTGCTGTTGGTGACGCCCGCACGTTTGGCGAGTTCACGCTGGGACAGGCCCTTGAGCTTGCGAATGGCTTGCAGTCGTTCACCGACGTCCAATGCTGGAGCCCTCCTAAACGAACGAGTGGGGTCGAAATTGAACGTTATCATCGCAACAGCGTTCAGTATTTACAACACTTCGACCCGCAGCCTGTCCGCTTTGGCGCTTCAATCGCCGATATAGTCCAGCGGCACGCGCTTGAGGTTGCAGAAGATCTGGTACGGGATCATCCCTGCCTGCAATGCCACATCGCTGGCCAGGACATTCTTGCCCCACAGTTCGACCGGGCTGCCGAGGCCAGCTTCTGGCACATCGGTCAGATCAATGCAGAGCATGTCCATAGACACCCGGCCGATCAATTGACTGCGCTTGCCGGCCACCATCACGGGTGTGCCGGTCGGCGCCTGGCGTGGGTAGCCGTCGGCATAACCCATGGCAACCACCCCGACCCGGGTCGGGCGCGGGCTAATGAACTTGGCGCCGTACCCCACCGGTTCCCCGGCTGGCAGCTCGCGAACACTGATGACCCGCGATTGCAGGGTCATCACCGGCTGCAGGCGCGCGGCCTCGGCCTGCGGTACTTCAAACGGCGTAGCACCGTAGAGCATGATGCCCGGGCGCACCCAGTCACTGGGGATATTCGGCCAGCCCAATACCGCGGGCGAGTTGCGCAAGCTGACCTCGGCCGTCAGCCCTTGGCTCGCAGTCTGAAACAGCGCAACCTGGTCGCTGCTGGCACTGCTGTCGAGTTCATCGGCGCGGGCGAAGTGACTCATCAGCACGATGCGGGTGACCTTGCCACTGGCCAACAGGCGCTGGTAAGCCGCTTGATAGTCCGTGTGGTGCAGACCAACCCGGTGCATACCGCTGTCGAGCTTGAGCCAGACGGTGATCGGTGTGCTGATCCGCGCTTGTTCAATCGCTTCCAGTTGCCACAGCGAATGCACCACGCACCACAGATCGTGCTGGGCGATCAGCTCCAGCTCGCTGGCTTCGAAAAAACCTTCGAGCAGCAACACCGGCGCCTTGATCCCAGCCGCCCGCAACTCCAGCGCTTCCTCGATGCAGGCTACGGCAAAACCATCGGCCTGCTGCTCAAGCGCCAACGCGCAACGCACAGCGCCATGGCCATAGGCATCGGCCTTGATCACGGCCAGGGCTTTGGCACCCGACAGTTCGCGGGCCAGTTGGTAGTTGTGACGCAGTGCTTGGAGGTCGATCAGGGCACGAGCAGGACGCATGACGGCAGCCTTCTGGGCAGTCTGGTTAGAGTAAAAAACCCGGCGCTCGAAGGCAGCTGGTGGGCCGCCAGCGGCACCGGGTGAGGGATTGCGATTACGGCAGGGCAGCCACTACCGACAGTTCGACGAGGATTTCCGGCTCGCACAGCTTGGCTTCAACCGTGGCGCGGGCAGGAGCGACGCCTTTTGCCAGCCAGGTATCCCAGACACTGTTCATGCCCTGGAAGTGCGCATCGATGTCCTTCAGGTAGATGGTCACCGAGAGCAAACGGCTCTTGTCGGTGCCCGCCAGGTCCAATAGACGCTCAATGTTGGCCAGGGTTTCACGGGTCTGCTGTTCAATCCCGGCATTCATGTCGTCACCCACCTGGCCCGCCAGGTAGACGGTGCCATTGTGAGTAACGATCTGGCTCATACGCTCATTGGTGAGCTGGCGCTGGACTGACATGCTTTGCAGGCTCCTGGTGTTTTCCGTAACGAGAGATATCGAGACCTTCGGCGCTGATCTGTGGCTTTTTGCGCGCAATCAGGTCGGCCAGCAAGCGGCCGGAACCGCACGCCATGGTCCAGCCCAGTGTACCGTGACCGGTGTTGAGGAACAGGTTACGGAACGGCGTGGCACCAACGATCGGCGTGCCATCCGGGGTGGTCGGACGCAAGCCGGTCCAGAAGCTGGCCTGGCTCAGGTCGCCGCCGTGAGGGTAAAGATCGTTAACGATCATCTCCAACGTTTCACGGCGGCGCGGGTTCAGCGACAGATCAAAACCGGCAATCTCAGCCATGCCGCCAACACGGATACGGTTGTCGAAGCGGGTGATCGCGACCTTGTAGGTCTCGTCGAGAATGGTCGAGGTTGGCGCCATGGCCGGATCGGTGATCGGCACCGTCAGCGAGTAACCTTTGAGCGGATAGACCGGGGCCTTGATGCCCAGCGGCTTGAGCAACTGCGGCGAATAGCTGCCCAGCGCCAGCACGTAGCGATCGGCCGTTTCCAGCTTGCCATCGATCCACACGCCATTGATGCGATCACCGGCGTAGTCCAGGCGCTGAATGTCCTGACCGAAGCGGAATTCGACACCAAGCTTGACCGCCATTTCCGCCAGGCGGGTAGTGAACAGCTGGCAGTCGCCGGTCTGGTCGTTGGGCAGACGCAGGGCGCCAGCCAGAATATCGGTGACATTGGCCAAGGCCGGTTCGACGCGGGCAATGCCTTCGCGGTCGAGGACTTCATACGGCACACCGGACTGCTCAAGAACGGCAATGTCCTTGGCGGCGCTGTCCAGTTGCGCCTGGGTACGGAACAGCTGGGTCGTCCCCAGGGTGCGGCCTTCGTAGGCGATCCCAGTTTCGGCACGCAGCTCGTCGAGGCAGTCACGGCTGTACTCGGACAGGCGGACCATGCGCTCCTTGTTCACGGCATAGCGGTTGGCGGTGCAGTTGCGCAGCATCTGCGCCATCCACAGGTACTGGTCGATGTCAGCAGTGGCCTTGATCGCCAGTGGTGCATGGCGCTCGAGCAGCCACTTGATGGCTTTGAGCGGCACGCCCGGTGCAGCCCATGGCGAAGCGTAGCCCGGCGAGACCTGGCCGGCGTTGGCAAAGCTGGTTTCCATGGCGACAGCCGGTTGACGGTCGACCACGACGACTTCAAAACCCTGCCGTGCCAGATAGTAGGCACTGGCGGTTCCGATCACACCGCTACCAAGTACCAGAACTCGCATGTTGATTACCCTCGACGCAGCGTACCGCTGACAATTGTTGTTAATGGCATAGATGCGCGCAGTATAGGAAGGTATGGCCAGTGCTTTTCACTGTATAAAAGCCTATATTTGGCGAGAATTCTCGGCAAGGTTGGCTTTTACGGAGGGGCATCCACTATGAGAACCCAGCACCAAAGCAAACGTGAACTGGATAAGATCGACCGCAACATCCTGCGGATCCTGCAGGCAGATGGGCGTATTTCGTTTACTGAACTGGGCGAAAAGGTTGGTTTGTCGACCACGCCGTGCACCGAGCGGGTCCGGCGCCTGGAGCGCGAAGGGATCATCATGGGCTACAACGCCCGGCTCAACCCGCAGCACCTCAAAGGCAGCCTGCTGGTGTTCGTTGAGATCAGCCTGGACTACAAGTCCGGCGACACCTTCGAAGAGTTCCGCCGTGCGGTGCTGAAACTGCCCCACGTACTGGAATGTCACTTGGTCTCGGGCGACTTCGACTATCTGGTCAAGGCACGAATCTCGGAGATGGCCTCTTATCGCAAGCTGTTGGGCGATATTTTGCTGAAATTGCCGCATGTGCGCGAATCGAAGAGCTATATCGTCATGGAAGAGGTAAAAGAGAGCCTCAACCTGCCAATTCCGGACTGAGCCTCAAACCAGCACCTGACGGGTGCTGGCGATGTACTGATGCACCAGCTTCTCGGCCTGGGGATCGATCATTTCGGCCGGGCCGCGCCCGTTGGGGCATGGCAGGCGCGGGGTGGTACCGAATAACCGGCAGATCAGCGGCCGCTCTTCGTACACCGTGCAGCCGTTGGGCCCCAAGTGCACACAGTTCAGTTCGGCCAGGGCGGCCTCTTGCTCGGCGGCACTTTTGCGGGGCAGGCGGGCCATTTCCTCGGTGGAGGTGGTCACCGGCCCACAGCAGTCATGGCAGCCGGGCACGCACTCGAATGACGGAATCTGATCACGCAGAAATCGGATCTTGTGGCTGTTGCAACTCATAGCGGCCTGCGGCGGAGAAAGGGAATGGCGCTATTTTGCGCCATAGTTGCCCACCGCCGAAAGTGCAGCTTATCCTGCGTCAATTTTTCCAAACACTTAAAAACAGGACTCATCAATGAGCGCCTCTGTTCAGCCAGCCGCTTCGCACACCGCCTCCTACTATGCTGCCAGCAGCGTGCCACAGCCGGACTACCCGCCGCTGAAGGGCGACCTGAGCTGTGATGTCTGCGTCGTCGGTGGCGGTTTTTCCGGGCTGAACACGGCAATCGAGCTAGCCGAACGCGGTCTCAACGTGATCCTGCTCGAAGCACGCAAGATCGGCTGGGGCGCCAGCGGGCGCAACGGTGGTCAGCTGATTCGCGGCGTCGGTCACGGACTGGAGCAGTTCACCCCGCTACTGGGTACTGACGGCGTGCGCGAACTGAAATTGATGGGGCTGGAAGCGGTAGATATCGTCCGCCAGCGCATCGAACGTCACACCATCGATTGCGACCTGACCTGGGGCTATTGCGATCTGGCCAACAAGCCAAAGGATTTGCAGGGCTTTGCTGAGGATGCTGAAGAGCTGCGCAACCTGGGCTACCGCCATGAGCTACGCCTGGTGCAGCCCGAGCAGATGCGTACCGTCGTTGGTTCAGACCGTTATGTCGGTGGCCTGATCGATATGGGTTCGGGGCATTTGCACCCTCTGAATCTGGCCTTGGGTGAGGCTGCCGTGGCCACCCGGCTTGGGGTTCGCCTGTTCGAACAATCGGCGGTCACCCGCATCGACTACGGCACACAGGTGCGGGTGCATACCGCTCAGGGTACGGTGCAAGCCAGTACTCTGGTGCTCGGCTGCAATGCGTACCTCAACGATTTGAACAGCGAATTGGGTGGCAAGGTGCTGCCCGCCGGCAGCTATATTATCGCCACCGAACCGTTGAGCGAAGCACAGGCACACGAGCTGCTACCGCAGAACATGGCGGTTTGCGACCAACGCGTGGCCCTGGATTACTACCGCCTTTCCGCTGACCGCCGCCTGCTGTTTGGTGGCGCCTGCCATTATTCCGGCCGCGATCCACAGGATATCGCCGCGTACATGCGACCGAAAATGCTCAAGGTATTTCCACAATTGGCCGACGTCCGTATCGACTACCAATGGGGCGGCATGATCGGTATCGGCGCCAACCGCCTGCCGCAGATTGGTCGTCTACCGAACCAGCCGAACGTGTACTTTGCCCAGGCTTATTCCGGCCATGGGCTCAACGCCACTCACCTGGCGGGCAAGTTGCTGGGCGAGGCCATCAGTGGCCAGCACAGTGGTCGTTTCGACCTGTTCGCCAAGGTGCCGCACATCACCTTCCCAGGCGGCAAGCACCTGCGTTCACCGCTGCTGGCGCTGGGCATGCTCTGGCATCGACTCAAAGAACTGGTCTAAGGTCGGGGTGCTCGTGTAGCCGCTGCCGCCAGGCTGCGATCGGCTGCACAGCAGCCGTATCCGGGGCAGGCATTCAGGTTTCATGGCCGCTGCGCGTCCAATCGCAGCCTGGCGGCAGCGGCTACGAGCTGCGGGCTTCAGCCACGCCAAAAAGGCTTAAACCCTTCCTCACGCGCCTGCTCAGGCGTAAGGCCAACATCGCGCAGTTGTTCGCAGGTCAGCTCCAGCAGTGCGCGACGGCTGTGCCAACGGTGCGCCATCAGTGCCCAGCGCCCGAGCCCGGCCGGTACACTGAACAACTGCAGACGTTGCTCTCGGCTCAGTTCTTCAGCGTGCAATTTAAGGCGCACATCGCTCATACCGCTCATCGCTTGAATCCTCCGGGGTTGGATAACCGTAGGCAAAGCTTGCGCGCTTGAGCAAAAGCATTACAGATTCAAAACTTCGCTATTATTTCCATACAGAATTGGCAATTTTCATACTGAATGCTGTATTTTTTCGTCATCTGTATCGGCCGATAGTCAAAGCTTTCCGCGAGAGTATGCCCATGACCCTCTACGTCAACCTTGCCGAACTGCTCAGCGCCCGTATCGAACAGGGCCTGTACCGCCCCGGCGACCGCTTGCCGTCGGTACGCGCCTTAAGTGTGGAGCACGGCGTCAGCCTGAGCACCGTGCAGCAGGCTTATCGCCTATTGGAAGACAATGGCCTGGCCGCTCCACGCCCCAAGTCCGGCTACTTCGTGCCCACCGATCGCAGCCTCCCCGCCCTGCCCGCCGTCAGCCGCCCAGCACAGCGCCCGGTAGAGATTTCCCAATGGGAACAGGTCATCGAACTGATCCGCAGTGTGCCCAGCAAGGATGTGGTGCAGTTGGGTCGCGGTATGCCGGATGTCGATAGCCCGACGCTCAAACCCTTACTGCGCAGCCTGGCCCAGCTCAGTCGGCGCCAGGACATGCCCGGCCTGTATTACGACACCATCTCCGGTACCCAGGCCCTGCGCGAGCAGATCGCCCGCCTGATGCTCGACTCCGGCTGCACGGTAAGCCCCGCTGACCTGGTCGTGACCACCGGTTGTCACGAAGCACTGTCGGCCAGCATCCGCGCGGTGTGTCAGCCCGGCGATATCGTCGCAGTGGATTCGCCAAGCTTTCATGGTGCCATGCAGACCCTCAAGGGCCTGGGTATGAAAGCCCTGGAGATTCCAACCGACCCGATCACCGGCATCAGCCTCGAGGCCCTGGAGCTGGCGCTGGAACAGTGGCCAATCAAGCTCATCCAGATCACCCCGAACTGCAATAATCCGCTCGGCTACATCATGCCCGAGGCACGTAAGAAAGCTTTGCTGACGCTGGCTCAGCGCTTTGACGTGGCGATCCTCGAAGACGACGTGTATGGCGACCTCGCCTACACCTACCCGCGTCCGCGGACTATCAAGTCGTTCGACGAAGACGGTCGGGTGTTGCTCTGCAGTTCGTTCTCCAAAACCCTGGCCCCAGGCCTGCGCATCGGATGGGCCGCACCTGGGCGCTATCTGGAGCGGGTGCTGCACATGAAGTACATCAGCACTGGCTGCACCGCAACCCAGCCGCAGCTGGCGATTGCCGACTTTATCGAAGGTGGTCACTACCAGCCGCACCTGCGGCGCATGCGCAGCCAGTACCAACGCGCGCGTGATCAGATGAGCGACTGGGTCACCCGCTACTTTCCGCCAGGCACCCGCGCCAGCCGGCCGCAAGGTGGCTTCATGCTGTGGATAGAGCTACCGGAAAGTTTCGACACCCTGCGTCTGAACCGGGCTTTACTTGGGCAAGGCGTACAGATTGCCGTGGGCAGTATTTTTTCCGCCTCGGGCAAATACCGTAACTGCCTGCGAATGAACTTCGCCGCATGCCCCACTGCCGAGATCGAGGCGGCAGTGCGCAAAGTGGGTGAGACCGCCATTCGTCTACTGGCCGAAGCCGATAGTGACGGGTAACGTTCCGCCGCCGCTCGCGGTCGATACCCATAAGCCCCTGTTGTGAAGGACCCACTGCCTTGAGAAGCCCGCGCACGCTGCCCCTGCTGCTGTCGCTGATACTCGGCCTGAACGGATGCGCCAGTGTCAGCCAGCCCCGGCAAGTCAGCCAGGCACTGCCCGCCAGTGATTCCGCCTTTGGGCGCTCGGTGCAACGCCAAGCATCCGCCTACGAAGGGCGCTCGGGCTTTCGCTTGCTGCCCAACAGCAAGGAAGCCTTTCGCGCGCGCGC
Protein-coding sequences here:
- the rep gene encoding DNA helicase Rep, which produces MSRLNPRQQEAVNYVGGPLLVLAGAGSGKTSVITRKIAHLIQNCGIRAQYIVAMTFTNKAAREMKERVGTLLRKGEGRGLTVSTFHNLGLNIIRKEHQRLGYKPGFSIFDETDVKALMTDIMQKEYSGDDGVDEIKNMIGAWKNDLILPPEALEKARNPKEQTAAVVYAHYQRTLKAFNAVDFDDLILLPVKLFEEHADILEKWQHKVRYLLVDEYQDTNASQYLLVKMLIGTRNQFTVVGDDDQSIYAWRGARPENLMLLKDDYPSLKVVMLEQNYRSTSRILRCANVLISNNPHAFEKQLWSEMGHGDEIRVIRCKNEEAEAERVAMEILSLHLRTDRPYSDFAILYRGNYQAKLIELKLQHHQVPYRLSGGNSFFGRQEVKDLMAYFRLLVNPDDDNAYLRVINVPRREIGSTTLEKLGNYATERKISMYAASEELGLGEHLDSRYTDRLQRFKRWMDKVREQVALEDPIAALRSMVMDIDYENWIRTNSSSDKAADFRMGNVWFLIEALKNTLEKDEDGEMTIEEAIGKLVLRDMLERQQEEEDGAEGVQMMTLHASKGLEFPYVFIMGMEEEILPHRSSIEADTIEEERRLAYVGITRARQTLAFTFAAKRKQYGEIIDCSPSRFLDELPDDDLAWEGLDDAPTEVKAARGNNALADIRAMLKR
- a CDS encoding xanthine phosphoribosyltransferase encodes the protein MEALHQKIREEGIVLSDQVLKVDAFLNHQIDPALMQLIGDEFARLFADSGVTKIVTIEASGIAPAVMTGLKLGVPVIFARKHQSLTLTENLLTASVYSFTKQTENTVAISPRHLNSSDRVLVIDDFLANGKASQALISIIKQAGATVAGLGIVIEKSFQGGRAELDSQGYRVESLARVKSLKDGVVTFL
- a CDS encoding acetyl-CoA hydrolase/transferase C-terminal domain-containing protein — translated: MAHSYSIEKAVDEVLARLPAHIHMGLPLGLGKPNAFVNALYARIRQLPERRLTIYTALSLGRPDLGDGLQRRFLEPFVERVFADYEELEYLNDLRGDRLPDNIRVEQFFMQPGSLLHSTMAQQDYVSSNYSHAARDINAKGLNLVAQLVAADLQRPDHLSLSCNPDITLDLLPMIARRRAAGETILLLGQVHTELPYMPGSSELPRQDFDVLIDAVEHRRLFSTPNMPVTTQDHFIGLHASTLVRDGGTLQIGIGAMGDALSAALLARQADSEAYRALLADMDLQPWQPLITREGGIEPFAQGLYGCSEMFVNGLLALMDAGIIRRPVQADAEQQAGVLVHGGFFLGPQAFYQRLREMPLESRRCIDMRAISYINELYGEEALKRVQRRDARFINTVFTMTLMGAGVADQLEDGRVLSGVGGQYNFVAQGHALEGGRSILLLRSWREAGGEVSSNLLWSYGHCTIPRHLRDIVVTEYGIADLRGQTDAEVIARLLAISDSRFQPGLIEQAQKAGKLPSAFSLPARFTDNTPQRLERLRGGHTRLFPEYPLGSDFTPEERDLLRALNWLKSKFKLSEVLDLGKAALDAPAPEAYPAQLARMGLAQPQGLKEELYQRLLLAGLRATAT
- a CDS encoding c-type cytochrome; translation: MLAVPAAVLALWAVSAQAATNDDIAKRLEPVGQVCVQGQECKGMEVAASAGGGGAKTPDEIIAKHCNACHSTGLLGAPKIGDTAAWKERADHQGGLDGILAKAITGLNAMPPKGTCADCSDDDLMGAIKKMSGL
- a CDS encoding cupin domain-containing protein, producing the protein MDVGERLQAIRKLKGLSQRELAKRAGVTNSTISMIEKNSVSPSISSLRKVLGGIPMSMVEFFSEELQPENPTQIVYKAHELIDISDGAVTMKLVGKAHPSRAIAFLNEVYPPGADTGEEMLTHDGEETGILLEGRLELVVGLETFILEAGDSYYFESTKPHRFRNPYDEPARLISAATPANF
- the alr gene encoding alanine racemase produces the protein MRPARALIDLQALRHNYQLARELSGAKALAVIKADAYGHGAVRCALALEQQADGFAVACIEEALELRAAGIKAPVLLLEGFFEASELELIAQHDLWCVVHSLWQLEAIEQARISTPITVWLKLDSGMHRVGLHHTDYQAAYQRLLASGKVTRIVLMSHFARADELDSSASSDQVALFQTASQGLTAEVSLRNSPAVLGWPNIPSDWVRPGIMLYGATPFEVPQAEAARLQPVMTLQSRVISVRELPAGEPVGYGAKFISPRPTRVGVVAMGYADGYPRQAPTGTPVMVAGKRSQLIGRVSMDMLCIDLTDVPEAGLGSPVELWGKNVLASDVALQAGMIPYQIFCNLKRVPLDYIGD
- a CDS encoding RidA family protein; this encodes MSVQRQLTNERMSQIVTHNGTVYLAGQVGDDMNAGIEQQTRETLANIERLLDLAGTDKSRLLSVTIYLKDIDAHFQGMNSVWDTWLAKGVAPARATVEAKLCEPEILVELSVVAALP
- the dadA gene encoding D-amino acid dehydrogenase, which encodes MRVLVLGSGVIGTASAYYLARQGFEVVVVDRQPAVAMETSFANAGQVSPGYASPWAAPGVPLKAIKWLLERHAPLAIKATADIDQYLWMAQMLRNCTANRYAVNKERMVRLSEYSRDCLDELRAETGIAYEGRTLGTTQLFRTQAQLDSAAKDIAVLEQSGVPYEVLDREGIARVEPALANVTDILAGALRLPNDQTGDCQLFTTRLAEMAVKLGVEFRFGQDIQRLDYAGDRINGVWIDGKLETADRYVLALGSYSPQLLKPLGIKAPVYPLKGYSLTVPITDPAMAPTSTILDETYKVAITRFDNRIRVGGMAEIAGFDLSLNPRRRETLEMIVNDLYPHGGDLSQASFWTGLRPTTPDGTPIVGATPFRNLFLNTGHGTLGWTMACGSGRLLADLIARKKPQISAEGLDISRYGKHQEPAKHVSPAPAHQ
- the dadR gene encoding transcriptional regulator DadR, which encodes MRTQHQSKRELDKIDRNILRILQADGRISFTELGEKVGLSTTPCTERVRRLEREGIIMGYNARLNPQHLKGSLLVFVEISLDYKSGDTFEEFRRAVLKLPHVLECHLVSGDFDYLVKARISEMASYRKLLGDILLKLPHVRESKSYIVMEEVKESLNLPIPD